In the Calonectris borealis chromosome 11, bCalBor7.hap1.2, whole genome shotgun sequence genome, one interval contains:
- the HACD3 gene encoding very-long-chain (3R)-3-hydroxyacyl-CoA dehydratase 3 isoform X1 has translation MAGPSLRPHVHWAQRHRELYLRVELSDVQNPEIAITDNVLHFKAQGHGAKGDNIYEFQIEFLEPVEPKPVCRVTQRQLNITVQKKESNWWERLTKQEKRPLFLAPDFDRWLDESDAEMELKEKEEEKINKMKIESRVPKDPFKHLKKGYLIMYNLVQFLGFSWIFVNMTVRLFILGKDSFYDTFHTIADMMYFCQTLALMEIMNSLIGLVRSPLIPAVLQLLGRNFILFVVLGSLEEMQSKPVVFFIFYFWSIIELFRYPYYMLSCIGIEWKPLTWLRYTTWIPLYPFGVLAEAVCIVQSIPIFSETGKFSLGLPNPLNVTIQFSFLLQIYLIALFLGLFVNFRHLYKQRKRHLGPKKRKMK, from the exons ATGGCGGGCCCGAGCCTGCGGCCGCACGTGCACTGGGCGCAGCGACACCGCGAGCTCTACCTGCGCGTGGAGCTGAGCGACGTGcag AACCCGGAGATCGCCATCACCGACAACGTGCTGCACTTCAAAG CTCAGGGTCATGGTGCCAAAGGGGACAACATCTACGAATTTCAGATTGAATTCCTAGAACCGGTTGAGCCTAAA CCTGTATGCAGGGTGACTCAAAGGCAGCTGAACATCACTGTGCAGAAAAAAGAGAGTAACTGGTGGGAGAGACTCACCAAGCAAGAGAAGCGCCCGCTCTTCCTAGCTCCTGACTTTGACCGCTGGTTAGATGAATCGGATGCTGAAATGGAACTGAAGGAGAAG gaagaagaaaagattaacaaaatgaaaatagaatcCAGAGTCCCAAAAGACC CTTTCAAACACCTGAAGAAGGGATACTTAATCATGTATAATCTTGTACAGTTTTTGGGATTCTCTTGGATTTTTGTGAACATGACAGTACGACTGTTCATCTTAGGAAAAG ATTCCTTCTATGATACATTTCACACTATTGCTGACATGATGTATTTCTGTCAGACCCTGGCATTAATGGAGATAATGAACTCACTAATAGGACTAGTCAGATCACCGCTGATACCTGCTGTACTGCAG CTACTTGGaagaaactttattttgtttgttgtcCTCGGAAGCTTAGAGGAAATGCAGAGCAAACCTGTGGTgttcttcatattttatttctggaGTATCATTGAGCTGTTCAG GTATCCATATTACATGCTTTCATGCATCGGCATTGAATGGAAACCACTAACCTGGCTCCGTTACACTACCTGGATCCCTCTCTACCCTTTCGGAGTCTTGGCAGAAG CCGTCTGTATCGTTCAATCCATTCCAATCTTCAGTGAAACAGGGAAATTTAGTCTGGGATTGCCAAATCCACTGAACGTCACAATccagttttcatttttgcttcaaaTATACCTTATAGCCTTGTTTTTAG GGTTATTTGTAAACTTCCGTCATCTCTACAAGCAAAGGAAACGGCACCTCGgaccaaagaagagaaagatgaagTAA
- the HACD3 gene encoding very-long-chain (3R)-3-hydroxyacyl-CoA dehydratase 3 isoform X2, with protein sequence MFSFRSLEEEKINKMKIESRVPKDPFKHLKKGYLIMYNLVQFLGFSWIFVNMTVRLFILGKDSFYDTFHTIADMMYFCQTLALMEIMNSLIGLVRSPLIPAVLQLLGRNFILFVVLGSLEEMQSKPVVFFIFYFWSIIELFRYPYYMLSCIGIEWKPLTWLRYTTWIPLYPFGVLAEAVCIVQSIPIFSETGKFSLGLPNPLNVTIQFSFLLQIYLIALFLGLFVNFRHLYKQRKRHLGPKKRKMK encoded by the exons ATGTTTTCCTTCAGGTCACTG gaagaagaaaagattaacaaaatgaaaatagaatcCAGAGTCCCAAAAGACC CTTTCAAACACCTGAAGAAGGGATACTTAATCATGTATAATCTTGTACAGTTTTTGGGATTCTCTTGGATTTTTGTGAACATGACAGTACGACTGTTCATCTTAGGAAAAG ATTCCTTCTATGATACATTTCACACTATTGCTGACATGATGTATTTCTGTCAGACCCTGGCATTAATGGAGATAATGAACTCACTAATAGGACTAGTCAGATCACCGCTGATACCTGCTGTACTGCAG CTACTTGGaagaaactttattttgtttgttgtcCTCGGAAGCTTAGAGGAAATGCAGAGCAAACCTGTGGTgttcttcatattttatttctggaGTATCATTGAGCTGTTCAG GTATCCATATTACATGCTTTCATGCATCGGCATTGAATGGAAACCACTAACCTGGCTCCGTTACACTACCTGGATCCCTCTCTACCCTTTCGGAGTCTTGGCAGAAG CCGTCTGTATCGTTCAATCCATTCCAATCTTCAGTGAAACAGGGAAATTTAGTCTGGGATTGCCAAATCCACTGAACGTCACAATccagttttcatttttgcttcaaaTATACCTTATAGCCTTGTTTTTAG GGTTATTTGTAAACTTCCGTCATCTCTACAAGCAAAGGAAACGGCACCTCGgaccaaagaagagaaagatgaagTAA